The sequence GCAATTTTCAAGCTTGACACTAGCTTGTGAGACATAGCCTCCAAAACATAATTCTTCTCGTTAACAGATGTCACTGGTTCCAAAATTTTACCTGCATCAGACAAATTCTTCCTTTGTTAATGAGCATGATGTACCACGTTTTCCCTTCAAGAGGCACTTTAAGTTTCATATTTTCCTACAAATTTTTAATACTCAAAGAACAAAGAAAGGTGCACAAAAATCTCCAGCTAAAAATTCTGAAATCTATATTTATCCAGGTTAGTGTCTTAAGCAGATGTACAAGAGGAATCAGAAGGGACAATGCTGTCCTACAAGGTTAAATTAGTTAAATAGAAATAGATAAAAAACCAACCAACTAAGAAGGCTTTGTCTTCTGCTTAATTTTTGAGATACGTTTCAGGTCTTGAATACCCGTTTTCATTTCCCTGTAATTTTTATCAAGCACGAATGTCAATGACCAACCAAAGGTACGGAATGAACCAAATTTTGACTGACAAAAGTAAATGGTGGAGACGGATACCTATGATACAGATAGACAATAACGTAAAACAAAGGCAGCAGCATCAAAGTCAATATAGAAAGGGCTATGTAAAATATGCCTGCGCTCTTCTGCAAAAATCAAGTATAATGGGGTGCACAATCAACGACTAGGAACCAATTTTAAAAGTCAAGAACATTGCTAGAGAATATTACTAGAGAATGGCAAAACCAAAACCCAATTGCATATTCAAACAACACCAGTTAAGGTGCACCCAAGAATTAAAGTACATGTAGTGAAACTTACTTTGCGCCCTCTGGCAAAAGGTTTCACCCCTCCAGTGCAGGTATGGGCATCACAGAATTGGCGTAAAAACAATTCTGCCAACACAATATCATCAAAAGTTACCATATATAAGAATAATTTACTTTTTATTGTTATAAATGTGTTTTAATGATGGATATTAGATAAAACAATACCATGAAGACGGCTAGCTGAAGGACCTGCATTTGTGGGAAAACAGTTATTGGCAAGGCTCTGCATCAAAACAACAGGATATAAGAGATAACTTTACAGCACATATgtgccaaaaaaaaaactttatagcACATGGGATCTAGTAATTGTAATTCAGAAGCAACCTCACAAAGATGTCGATTTCTTGAAGCAGCTGCAGGGTTGCATTTAGTCTTTTTACTCTGTTTGAACTCCATTACATGATCACAATGTAGAGCCCCGCATAAATCTGCCAAGCACTTGCTATGGCTCTGGATCAAGCAACAGTTTCTTGTTAGTCAACAAAGCTCAAATGTCCAGTATTTATATGATGACAATATATCAAGTCAAATCCATTTTTCTGTTCTTTTAAACAAGATTAGCCTACACTATTAGCAATCCACAAGTAAATTAAAGCATGACTGAACTGTTCTTCACCTCACAGACAAGTTTGGCTAAGATGCCAATCTTCATCTCTTATTTTAATTGTAAATCCATTTAAGATATCTCATATATGAACACTGTTTTGAATGCTATTTCGAAATGGAGACATCAAAGATGACGTAAAATATGAAAACATTGGGAAGTGAAAGATAGAAGCGAGTGCACATACAATATTCAGCAAATTGTAGTGTCTGTTCTCAAAATGCTGGTCAATAAACTTCTCAGCACGGAAACTTTTCTTGCAATATCCGCACTTCCATTCATTTATATCCATGTGAATCTTGTGCTGCTCCTGATCTCTAAACAGGTCATTATCAGGATGAAGCCTACATCTAGTTGAAATTTGATACTGCTCTTGCTCCACAAACGGCATCAGATACTACACCGATCAGGTAGAGCATTTATTAATGGAAATCGACAGAACAGAAAATAAGTATTTTGAA comes from Papaver somniferum cultivar HN1 chromosome 7, ASM357369v1, whole genome shotgun sequence and encodes:
- the LOC113298163 gene encoding uncharacterized protein LOC113298163 — encoded protein: MGRPIGIGFLLILSLFFFTLLISTGKSSSQEFEEAAAAARTLAEEDEHAHKVHCSRERSRAAWEIIDEYLMPFVEQEQYQISTRCRLHPDNDLFRDQEQHKIHMDINEWKCGYCKKSFRAEKFIDQHFENRHYNLLNISHSKCLADLCGALHCDHVMEFKQSKKTKCNPAAASRNRHLCESLANNCFPTNAGPSASRLHELFLRQFCDAHTCTGGVKPFARGRKKSAGIFYIALSILTLMLLPLFYVIVYLYHREMKTGIQDLKRISKIKQKTKPS